Proteins found in one Thalassomonas actiniarum genomic segment:
- a CDS encoding DUF2062 domain-containing protein, giving the protein MPKKIIKRMMPDHNKIKNHKHLSIFGELLHNPNLWHLNRRSVAKAFAVGLFFAFVPVPFQMILAAGIAIIVHANLPLSIALVWITNPLTMPAIFYFCYLVGTLILGVPEQEFAFEASWQWVLDSLSTIGPAFFLGCAVLSVLFSIIGYFGIQALWRHSVVKEWGKRKLRNINSVEK; this is encoded by the coding sequence ATGCCAAAAAAAATCATCAAGCGTATGATGCCAGATCATAACAAGATAAAAAATCACAAGCATTTAAGCATCTTTGGCGAGTTGTTGCACAACCCCAACCTGTGGCACCTGAACCGCAGATCTGTCGCGAAAGCCTTCGCCGTCGGCTTGTTTTTCGCCTTTGTGCCTGTGCCGTTTCAAATGATACTGGCAGCGGGTATTGCCATTATAGTACATGCCAACCTGCCGTTATCCATTGCCCTGGTATGGATCACTAACCCTTTAACCATGCCGGCCATTTTTTATTTCTGTTACCTGGTAGGTACCTTGATCCTCGGGGTGCCGGAGCAGGAATTTGCTTTTGAAGCCAGCTGGCAATGGGTGCTCGACAGCTTATCGACCATAGGCCCGGCCTTTTTCCTGGGCTGCGCCGTATTATCCGTGCTCTTTTCCATTATCGGCTATTTCGGTATCCAGGCGTTATGGCGCCACTCGGTAGTAAAAGAGTGGGGAAAACGTAAACTGCGCAATATCAACTCTGTTGAGAAATAA
- a CDS encoding DNA internalization-related competence protein ComEC/Rec2 gives MDWWLLSFFLGAILSLFLPIVPALFYLSLFFITVIGHYYYKPLKNSSGLVLGLLWMMLHAYLYQNSWQLNDVEPNTLAGKAVVLQGQVITLPVTAPGGYDKDKVQDISRFNFRVDKLNQKPLNRSFIVRLRWDNAGVKPALGQEYQLTVRMKPAHGLANPGGFSYQTWLRYKHIAATGYVLDKPLPLLLGGDLPVRQRLFSRYLQLLPPAEVAALLPALSFGERSGISQEMWQVLQSSGTSHLMAISGLHLGLVATGSFFVILWLLRRFPLAAVLPQGLTLALMQINLNKLAIAASLAITLFYAYLAGFSLPTQRALVMLLLYWGIRLAGGKFTLRRWLLIALFLLTLIDPFSLFSASFWLSVYAICCIFLLLWRFGTVFDQGSKAKKVVKSLLIIQLGLTLFMMPVTALFFHQFSLASFLANIVAVPYMSLISIPLCLLSALSLFISDSLASLFMNMALQSLELLWTYLVFLSGQSWALISLSLNQVYYLCVFLLLVMAWCFLSPNLLHPWHLLSGKDDNRWQRGRAGLLQKPAMSVLLVAGIAITGFSLSGLRAPLISDPPAAESVNQPLNSPWQVHVLDVGQGLAVIIRRGSRAILYDTGAAYPGGFNLAQSVILPFLQYQGLAGLDKVIISHSDNDHAGGLPVLKAEVVIDEVMANDPVLEGRGICLLGHDFNWQGLHFSMLWPPDIKGEANDDSCVIKISDGVHSLLLTGDISKKVESKLLSKLSHSQVLIAPHHGSKSSSSQAFINRVSPRYVIFSAGYLNRWHMPSAEVLARYQKAQPEIFTTAESGMIQLEFSQSGIHIKQYRQDLWPFWFAN, from the coding sequence ATGGACTGGTGGCTGTTAAGCTTCTTTCTTGGTGCTATATTGTCACTATTTCTGCCAATAGTACCAGCGCTTTTTTACCTATCTTTGTTTTTTATCACAGTTATTGGTCATTATTATTACAAGCCCTTGAAAAATTCCAGCGGCTTAGTGCTGGGGTTGTTGTGGATGATGCTGCATGCCTACCTGTACCAAAACAGCTGGCAGCTAAATGATGTCGAGCCAAACACGCTGGCGGGTAAAGCTGTGGTATTGCAGGGGCAGGTGATTACGTTGCCGGTAACTGCCCCCGGCGGTTATGACAAGGATAAAGTCCAGGATATCAGCCGCTTTAACTTTCGTGTTGATAAACTCAACCAGAAGCCGCTGAATCGCAGTTTTATTGTCCGGCTGCGCTGGGATAACGCCGGGGTTAAACCTGCTTTAGGGCAGGAGTACCAATTAACGGTACGTATGAAGCCGGCCCATGGCCTGGCCAATCCCGGCGGTTTTAGCTACCAGACCTGGCTGCGTTATAAGCATATCGCAGCGACCGGTTATGTGTTGGATAAACCTTTACCACTGTTATTAGGGGGTGATCTCCCGGTGCGTCAGCGCCTTTTTAGCCGTTATCTGCAGCTATTGCCGCCCGCAGAGGTTGCAGCCTTGCTGCCAGCCTTAAGTTTTGGTGAACGCAGCGGTATTTCTCAAGAGATGTGGCAGGTATTGCAAAGCAGCGGCACTTCACACCTGATGGCTATTTCCGGGTTACACCTGGGCTTAGTCGCCACCGGCAGTTTTTTTGTGATCTTGTGGCTGTTAAGGAGGTTTCCCCTAGCTGCAGTGCTACCCCAAGGGTTGACCCTGGCCCTGATGCAGATAAACCTTAACAAGCTGGCGATTGCCGCGAGTTTAGCTATTACCTTGTTTTATGCCTACCTGGCCGGATTTTCCTTACCGACGCAAAGGGCGTTGGTGATGTTGCTTTTGTACTGGGGCATACGCCTTGCCGGGGGCAAATTCACTTTGAGGCGCTGGCTGCTGATCGCTTTATTTTTATTGACACTTATCGATCCTTTTAGTTTATTCAGCGCCAGTTTCTGGTTATCGGTCTATGCCATCTGCTGTATTTTTTTGTTGTTATGGCGTTTTGGTACCGTATTTGACCAGGGCAGTAAAGCTAAAAAAGTCGTTAAGTCCCTGCTGATCATTCAATTGGGACTGACGTTGTTTATGATGCCGGTTACCGCGCTGTTTTTTCATCAGTTTTCCCTGGCATCTTTTCTGGCCAATATTGTCGCCGTCCCTTATATGAGTCTGATTTCTATCCCCTTATGTTTGCTGTCGGCGCTGAGTTTGTTTATTAGCGACTCCCTGGCAAGCCTCTTTATGAATATGGCGCTGCAGAGCCTGGAGCTTTTGTGGACTTACCTGGTGTTTCTTTCCGGGCAAAGCTGGGCTTTGATCAGTTTATCCCTTAACCAGGTTTATTATTTATGTGTCTTTTTGCTGCTGGTGATGGCCTGGTGTTTTTTATCGCCAAACCTGTTGCATCCCTGGCATTTGCTCAGCGGAAAGGATGATAACCGTTGGCAAAGGGGAAGGGCGGGGCTTTTGCAAAAACCTGCAATGAGCGTGCTGCTAGTGGCGGGCATTGCTATTACCGGGTTTTCCTTATCCGGGTTAAGGGCACCGCTGATATCCGACCCGCCAGCTGCTGAAAGCGTGAATCAGCCTTTGAACAGTCCCTGGCAAGTGCATGTGCTTGATGTCGGCCAGGGGCTGGCGGTGATTATCCGCCGGGGCAGCCGGGCCATTCTCTATGATACCGGCGCCGCTTATCCCGGAGGTTTTAACCTGGCGCAAAGCGTGATTTTACCTTTTTTGCAATATCAGGGCTTAGCTGGTTTGGACAAAGTGATTATCAGCCACAGCGATAATGACCATGCCGGCGGTTTGCCTGTGCTTAAAGCTGAAGTGGTAATCGATGAAGTTATGGCCAATGACCCGGTGCTCGAAGGGCGGGGGATTTGCCTTTTGGGACATGACTTTAACTGGCAGGGACTGCACTTTTCCATGCTATGGCCGCCGGATATCAAAGGGGAAGCCAACGATGATTCCTGTGTGATTAAAATCAGCGACGGGGTCCATTCACTGTTATTGACCGGGGATATCTCGAAAAAGGTTGAGTCGAAGCTGTTAAGCAAACTCAGCCATAGCCAGGTACTTATTGCTCCGCACCATGGTTCAAAAAGTTCTTCCAGCCAGGCATTTATAAATCGGGTCTCGCCCCGATACGTGATTTTCAGCGCCGGTTATTTAAATCGCTGGCACATGCCCAGTGCAGAAGTGCTGGCACGTTACCAAAAAGCGCAACCTGAGATTTTTACCACCGCCGAAAGTGGCATGATACAGCTTGAATTTAGCCAGTCAGGCATCCATATCAAGCAATACCGGCAGGATTTATGGCCGTTCTGGTTTGCCAATTGA
- the msbA gene encoding lipid A export permease/ATP-binding protein MsbA: protein MQPISSPSTWQNFKRLLSFAKPYKLGFVVAVIGMLGYAAIDVYFLSKLEPLIDEGLTGENLDFMKWAPLFIIACFLIRGLCHFIGNYCLAWVGNNVVADLRQKLFEHIMAMPVPYHDKESTGTLISKLTFDTEQVLQTTSKSILTLVQQGAFVLGLLVMMFYKSWQLSAIFFLIVPLVAVIVTTVSRRFRKISKNIQGAMGEVTSAAEQTFNGHKVVLTFGGQEREAKRFGQINKHNRQQRMKMVATKAVSVPLIQVIASFALAFIFYVVTLESMQDIQPGTFVAVVTYMTMLLRPLKLLTTVNSDFQKGMAACTSIFAVLDQDKEKDTGDKPLVRSGGKIDFNHVNFSYQGAEKATLKDLSFSVKPGETLALVGRSGSGKSTASSLLLRFYDAIGGEVLIDGENIQHYKLADLRHQFAYVSQQVVLFNDTLANNIAYGRPGASEEEIIAAAKSAHVYEFAQNMPQGLHTNIGENGAELSGGQRQRVAIARALLCDAPFLILDEATSALDTESERHIQDALQVLQQNRTCIVIAHRLSTIENADNIIVLEQGEIVEQGEHKTLLAQKGAYAQLHSLQFGQ from the coding sequence ATGCAGCCTATTTCATCCCCGAGCACCTGGCAGAATTTTAAGCGCTTATTATCTTTTGCAAAACCCTACAAACTGGGGTTTGTTGTCGCCGTCATCGGTATGCTGGGTTATGCGGCCATAGATGTTTATTTTTTATCCAAACTTGAGCCTTTGATTGACGAAGGCTTAACCGGAGAGAATCTTGATTTTATGAAATGGGCGCCGCTGTTTATCATTGCCTGTTTCCTGATCCGCGGGCTGTGCCACTTTATCGGTAACTATTGCCTGGCCTGGGTCGGCAATAATGTCGTTGCCGATTTAAGGCAAAAGCTGTTTGAACATATTATGGCGATGCCGGTGCCTTATCATGACAAGGAGTCCACCGGTACTTTGATTTCCAAACTGACCTTTGATACCGAGCAGGTACTGCAAACCACAAGTAAATCGATTCTGACCTTAGTGCAGCAGGGGGCTTTTGTACTCGGTCTTTTGGTGATGATGTTTTACAAGAGCTGGCAGCTGTCGGCAATTTTCTTTTTGATCGTGCCTTTGGTGGCCGTGATCGTCACTACAGTTTCCCGGCGTTTTCGCAAGATCAGCAAGAATATCCAGGGAGCCATGGGGGAAGTGACCAGCGCCGCCGAGCAAACCTTTAACGGCCATAAGGTGGTGCTGACCTTTGGCGGCCAGGAGCGTGAAGCCAAGCGTTTTGGCCAGATCAACAAGCATAACCGCCAGCAGCGCATGAAAATGGTGGCAACCAAGGCTGTCAGCGTGCCGCTGATCCAGGTGATTGCCTCTTTTGCGCTGGCCTTTATTTTTTATGTGGTGACCCTGGAAAGCATGCAGGATATCCAGCCGGGCACTTTTGTTGCCGTCGTTACTTATATGACCATGCTGCTCAGGCCTTTGAAACTTTTGACCACGGTAAACAGTGACTTTCAAAAAGGTATGGCCGCCTGCACCAGTATTTTTGCCGTGTTGGATCAGGACAAGGAAAAGGATACCGGCGATAAACCCCTGGTAAGATCCGGCGGAAAAATCGATTTTAATCATGTGAATTTCAGCTACCAGGGGGCGGAAAAAGCCACGCTTAAAGATTTGTCTTTCAGCGTCAAGCCAGGAGAAACCCTGGCGTTGGTGGGGCGCTCCGGCAGCGGCAAGTCTACCGCCAGTTCGCTTTTATTGCGCTTTTATGATGCCATCGGCGGTGAAGTGTTGATAGACGGTGAGAACATCCAGCATTATAAACTTGCCGATTTACGTCATCAGTTTGCCTATGTGTCGCAGCAGGTGGTGCTCTTTAACGATACCCTGGCCAATAATATTGCTTATGGCCGTCCCGGAGCGAGCGAAGAAGAAATTATCGCTGCCGCCAAAAGCGCCCATGTGTATGAATTTGCCCAAAACATGCCGCAAGGGTTACACACCAATATCGGCGAAAACGGTGCTGAACTCTCCGGCGGTCAAAGACAGCGGGTAGCGATTGCCCGGGCATTACTCTGCGATGCGCCGTTTTTAATTTTAGATGAAGCCACCAGTGCTTTGGATACCGAGTCTGAACGCCATATTCAAGATGCCCTGCAGGTGCTGCAGCAAAACCGTACCTGTATCGTCATCGCCCACCGCTTATCTACCATAGAAAATGCCGATAATATTATCGTGCTGGAGCAGGGGGAGATAGTTGAGCAGGGTGAGCATAAAACCCTGCTGGCACAAAAGGGGGCTTATGCCCAACTCCACAGTCTGCAGTTTGGCCAGTAA
- a CDS encoding T6SS effector amidase Tae4 family protein, producing MHFQKLWDNHPTILGQDNPCSTDGSPNFSNQCAIKLGVALARCGVVTSSFPGATHCWHGHNKSEGHIIRAEELANALDRFTVAGIQKLQKINPKIILKK from the coding sequence ATGCATTTTCAAAAACTTTGGGATAATCACCCGACAATACTTGGACAAGACAACCCGTGCAGTACCGATGGTAGTCCAAATTTTTCCAATCAATGTGCCATAAAACTTGGCGTGGCGTTAGCCAGATGTGGTGTTGTCACCTCTTCTTTCCCCGGGGCAACTCATTGTTGGCATGGCCATAATAAGTCAGAAGGACATATTATCCGCGCTGAAGAGCTTGCCAATGCCTTAGATCGTTTTACAGTCGCGGGTATTCAAAAGTTGCAGAAGATTAACCCGAAAATTATTTTGAAGAAATAA